The Pempheris klunzingeri isolate RE-2024b chromosome 16, fPemKlu1.hap1, whole genome shotgun sequence genome includes the window caacagtgaagctggtggaggttccctgtaagtttggggctgcatttctgcagatggagaTGGCATtaggtcagagttaatggtgtcctcagtgctgagaaatacaggcaggtACTAATCCATcatcagtaccatcagggaggcgtctgattggccccagattgattctgcagcaggacagcaacccaaacatacagccaatgtcattaggagctatcttcagcgtaaagaagaacaaggagtcctggaagtgatggtgtggcccccccacagagccctgatctcaccatatcaagtctgtctgggatcacatgaagagacagaagatctgtggtcagttctccaacatgtctgcaacaaccttcctgctgagttcctaCAAAAACTGTACAAGTGCACCTGGAAGAGCTGATGCTGTTTggaaggcaaagggaggtctCACTAAATATTGGTTAGATTAAAACTTTTattctgttcgctcactttgcattttgtaaaatgataaaaataaacaattcaattttatattttttccttATCCTTACTTTATAGCATTTTTTGTCACtatccaccctgtcaccgtccaccctgtcaccaaGCCCTACATGACAGGGTGAACATTTGTATAGTAtagttggggttttttttgcagtgcacATTTGATGCAGTAAACTGCAAGGCAAACATCTAATGCTCATGATGCTAATATTTCACTTTGACTCTCTGTCCAAGTGTCAGTGTGTACTTGCGAACTGTAGTTAAAATGCATCACATCTGCCTGTTCAGCAACCATGAACCGCTGATGTCCCAAACACTAGAGGTCTAAGCAGTGTCTCTGGGTTTATACGCTTGTTTTTTGTGGATTCAAATGGCCCGACTTCATGCTTTCCATATCAGAAAAGGAATcttaaaaagatttattttgtgGATCCATGGAATGTAAAAGGTTACAAAAACAGAAGGTAGGAACGTAAAACCTCAGACACAGCTTTAGCAAAACCCAGTTCGTATCGATTTATTAGGAAGTTCAACACCTGGCTAAAAGCTTCAAATCTGAATTCTGTTCATTACATACACAATTCCAAAATTCCAAAATCCCTCTTACAGTAGCAACTGCCCTCATAATTGTTCTGTCACATGAACCAGTTTGCAAATATGATGGATGAAGGGCAGCTAGAGAAGCTCAGGCCATCAGCTGTAGACGAGATGAGTAGATGTTTGGGTCACCATAGTGAAGATGGTACCTTTCCTGTTCTACTCTCTTATTCAAAGTTCTCTTAATCATGCTGCTTGTTTGATGAAATCCCCatcatgttccttcatcactGTACTTTTCTTTCAATAACCCAATATGGGCTATGAAGCTATTCAGAGATCCTGTGCCCATTAAACCCTTTGACTTCCAttcccacccccccacccccagcctGAAAAAGAGCATTCTTGGTTCTTCCTCAGTTCTTCTTGGCCTTCGGCGAGTCGTACTTCCTCTTGCTGGAGTaccagaggagcagagggatgCCGATGGAGGGCAGAGTCATCACGCCAAATGCAGCCCAGTCCAGCTAGAAAAGGGAGACGCAGGTGATTAAACTGTGGAGGGACACGccaagaaaaatctaaaataaatacatgtcaTTTAGGGGTGTTGCAGTATACCGGTACTGACAATGAccatgatatttaaaaaatgacatgcCACAGTGCAGAGTATGTtgcagttagtttgtgtttagGTCTTTTCGACGTCGATGTTAACAGGTTAGAGCAGCCACAGCCTGCGTGAGTGGTCTGGCTGATGTGCTGCCACTCACCTGCAGAGTGAGAGTCTCGCCTGCTTTTTAGCAAAGTGTGCtgttcacagcaaaaatagagtaAAACTGATCTGAAACCTTTACATTGACATCTTAACAGCAAATTATCTACCTTTCAGTACAGTTTCAGTGTCTACCTGTAGAATACGATTTCTTCTAACTCATCGCTTCCTGTATCGTCTTACAAATGAAAGTCCATTAGTGCTTCTGTGGATGAGACCCCTTCTTTTGTTTAAGCTTTTATTTGACGGCCATTATCAAAGAGAAACTCAATGTGGAAAGATAAGCAGGCTGGTTGAAGCAGCCACACTGTCTGGACACCACCACGTCCAGTGAGGTAGCCGTCACACACAGGAAGAGGTAAGCAGCGTGTTCCGCGCACAAGTCATCGTGGCGTTGTGCATGACAGTAAAGTTATCCCATGGtcagtgaaaacactgtttaGGAACACTGCTCAAGTAAACAGGACAAACCTTAGATACACCTTGGCAACAGGAGAAGTTTCAGGTCCGCTCAGCTCAGAGAGCTAGTGTTAAGCAGCAGGAAGTCAATAACAGTGCAAAGGTTGATAAATATAATTTGCAGTATGTTTAACGGCAACACTAGCAGCCACGTCACTGTTCCCAAACCAATGTGAAGGttttcatgaataaataattgGCCGTGTGTAATGATACTGTTGGCCACAGCCTGAAGCTGTGAGTTGATCGCTGATTTTCCACTTAGTTTGAGTTTTTGAAGATCGCCAACAAACGCCCCAGATCACAGGCTCACTGTTCAAAGACTGATGATGTGGTGCAAAGTATCTGAGTTCAGAGAGGCAGagtacttcctgcagcttgtgtgttacagtgtccatcctgtggtgttcaaAGTAAGAAGAGCTGAAGGAGGACACTCACTAGCTCATTAACGTGTTGCATTAAACTGTAATCCGAGGCTTTGACTGCGTCCCTGTTGCTGAGGTTGCTCATTTAATGCCATAGCATTAACTCCTGGTATAAATCCCAGTATATCAGAGTGGTTCGTTGGACGTTGGTCTCacacactgactctctgtcCCCTTGTTGACACTGTATTGATGGCAGATGGTCGGCCTTGTGGATCTTTATCAGGTCTTCTGGTTGCCTTGTGACCATCCACTGCTCTTTCTGTACCCTTCTGTACAGTTAAGGTTATTGTATGATTATGATGAGACACTCTCTACCTCCCCACATTCCTATTTTGAGTGAAATTAATTTGCCAAAAACCAGACATATTGAGACATATTGTTCTCTAAATAAAGTAAAGATGAACTGGACTGATAgctatattattatttttatcgtaattcaattcaattcaattcaattttatttgtatagcccaatatcacaacagagtgtctcatagtgctttacaaagtaaTCATTTCAAGGTTTCTGTAGATAGCACTGCAAATTAACTTTTTAATATCAGTGATAAGGAAAAGCAGAGGAACACACGCCAGTTTATTAGGTGGAGCTActtaaaactaatgcagtctgaTCCAGCAGTCCTGTAGTAAATCCTCCCTTCAGGAAGGTTCTGCTGTTCAGTTTTAGTGAGGTGTTGATTCGACTGCATGGTCCCTTTGGAGGCTGCAGTATATTTAAGGCTCTTCTAGGAAAACTGCCTTAATATCTTACATCCAAACAGCCAATGCCGTATTGTTACACAACATGACTCTTATGCTTCCACAAAGGAGGCATGCTGTCTGAAATCATACACTGTGGCAGCAAAGTTCTAACCCGGCTCAATGGAGAATCTTCTTTATGGAGATATTGTGTGACCTCTGATCTCAGTTTGGAGTGGTCCTGTGCTTCCACGGGAAGTACTCCAAGTACTCACAACTCCACGAACTTTGATCACAACTTCTACTTAGATCATTGCAGGTCAGTCCAATTAGTTGGGAGCCTGACTGAGCGAGCGAAAAATGGAATACTTACATAGTGTGGGGAGAAGCGCCGGTCAAACTCCCTCTGAGCTAGGATGCCTCCCTGGCCAGGGGCACTGGTGTAGCCCACCTGCAGGACGGAGAGACACTTCAGCATCCTTCATTAAAACACTTACAACACTTTGGTCTATGAAGATAATCAACTGGCTTTACCACGACTTGTCCTCCCTCCTGAGCCAGGTAGctgacagaggcagaggtgaaGTTGAAGTATCCAGCCTTCAGGGGGCGCAACACCACCGTGTGAGAGACATTACTGGCTCTGAAAGTTCCAGTTAAGTCTGATaacttaaaaaacacaaagaattcACTGATGCACATCTGTGACCAATTCAGAAAGACTGTCCTGTCTTTAGTGTCAAATCAGAGGATACCGTTTGACATTTTAGAGCCTTCTCTAGCATGAAAGTGCAGGGTGAGCTGTGGGGTGTTCAGTTGGTTGCAATCTGCAACCTCCTGGATGCTgctaaatcctacacactgcaccttttatttttgtactatAATTTGCAAACTGCTGTCTCACTATCAGTTCTACTGCATTGTAGGTTCAGCTGTCTGTGACATGGGCTAGtcattatttcactgttttaccAGTGATGACAGTGGCTGTGACAGAGGCACCCAAAGGTTACACAATGACGACAGTGGACAAACTCAATAATCAACAATGAATGCATCACAGA containing:
- the ssr2 gene encoding translocon-associated protein subunit beta isoform X2, with translation MLMFLVLALLGLASGEEGARLLASKSLLNRYAVEGRDLTLQYNIYNVGSSAALEVELSDDSFPPEDFGIVSGMLNVKWDRIAPASNVSHTVVLRPLKAGYFNFTSASVSYLAQEGGQVVVGYTSAPGQGGILAQREFDRRFSPHYLDWAAFGVMTLPSIGIPLLLWYSSKRKYDSPKAKKN
- the ssr2 gene encoding translocon-associated protein subunit beta isoform X1 gives rise to the protein MTKMLMFLVLALLGLASGEEGARLLASKSLLNRYAVEGRDLTLQYNIYNVGSSAALEVELSDDSFPPEDFGIVSGMLNVKWDRIAPASNVSHTVVLRPLKAGYFNFTSASVSYLAQEGGQVVVGYTSAPGQGGILAQREFDRRFSPHYLDWAAFGVMTLPSIGIPLLLWYSSKRKYDSPKAKKN